The nucleotide window CTACCGGAGGCGGTCACGGTGTTGGTCACGGTGTAGGTACCCGGCGTGCTGCTGCTCAGCGTAACTGCGCCCGTCGCGGCGTTCAGGGTCAGACCGCCGGGAGTAGCCGAGAAGGTGCCGGCAGTAGCGCCGGAAGCAAACACCGGCACGGGGTTGGTAGAGCCCGATACGCAATACGTAGGATTGGCGTACGAGAAGGTAGCCAGCGGCGCCGAGGTAATCGTGACGGTTTGGGTGCTGCTGGAAGGGCAGGCACCACCCACCCGATACGTCACGGTATAGGTGCCGGGCGTAGAAGCCGCCAGGTTGATAGCGCCGGTGCTGGCATTCAGGCTCAGGCCCGAAGTCGAACTGAAGGTACCGCCCGTGGTGCCAGTAATGGTCGGCGTCGGGTTGGTGCCGCTCTGGCAATACGAGGTAGCCGCGTAGCTGAACGTGGCCGTCGAAACCGGGCTGATGGTCACCGTGGAAGTAGCCGTAACGGCCGCGCAAGTACCCGAAGCCGCTACCGTGTTGGTCACGGTGTAGGTGCCCGGCGTGCTCGTCACCAGATTGATAGCGCCGGTGCTGGCATTGATGCTCAAACCCGCAGTGGAACTGAACGTGCCTGAGGTAGCCCCGGCCGCTACAGTAGGCACGGGAGTGGCGCCGTCGCCCTGGCAGTAGGTAGAATTGGCGTAGGCAAACGTTGCGGTAGGAGCAGCCGTGACGGTAACCGTAGCCGTGCTGGAGCAGTTGGCGCTGGTGGCATACGTCACGGTGTAGGTGCCGGGCGTGCTGGCCGCCAGGTTGATAACCCCGGTGCTGGCGTTGATGCTCAAACCCGAAGTCGAGCTGAACGTGCCGCCCGTAGTGCCGCTGATGGTAGGCGTCGGGTTGGTGCCGTTGGTGCAGAAGCTGGCCGCAGAGTAGGTAAAGGCCGCGTTGCAGTTGGAGCTGGTGCTGGCCTGGCCGGCCACGCGCACGTCGCGCAGCAGGGCGTAGCGCCCGGAGGAAGAGCTGCCGCTGGCATAATACAACCGAATAGTGAGCGTCTGGCCGCCGGTGATGGTGACGCCGCTGGCCGAAGCCAAAGCCACACGATAGTTTTGGTTAGGGCCCGTGTTCTGGTTGCGCAGGAAAATGGGGTCGGCGAAGGTGCCCGTGCCGGTTCCCGGAGTGGTCGTACGGGTCGTCAGCGGACCAATGGGGCCGGTGCCGCCGCCGGCTACTTCCATGGAGTCGCTTCTGAAGCCCGTCTTGGAGTAAGCCACGGCCAGCTTCAGGTTGCTGGCTGTGTTATTAAATGCCGACCAGAATACCAGAGAGTCGGCCCGTACCGTGGCGTTGGCCGCCGCCGTCACGGTAAACTGCACGTAGTATATACGGTTGAGGTTGCTGCCCGGCAGGGGCACAAACGAACCGTCGCCGCTGGGCGAGGAGCCGAAGGCGGCGCCGTAAGCCGACGAATATGGCTTAATGGCGGTGCCCAGCGTTACGTCGGAGAGGTAGAAATTGCGCAGCGTAGCGCTGCTGGGCAAAATGCCGGTGGCCCGCACGGCGGCGCTATCCTGGCTGTTGACCTTCAGCGGCCACCACTGCAGCCGACCGGTGGTAGTAGTTTGGGCAAAGCCGAGGTGGGAGCTGGCCAACACCAGCAGCAGCACCCACAGCAGCCGCCAGCCCGTGGGCCGCTGCCGCATAGCAAGGGTACGCCCATCTGTGCCAGACAGATGGCGGTAAGGTAAGATTGCAGTCATACAAACTGGAAGTAGGGGTGGGGAATGGAGAAGAATGTGGTGGAAATACAGAAAAAGTCCTCTTTGCAGCTGCTCAGGTTCAAGTCGGCCGCGTATGCCAGTACGGCAACCAAGAAGAAAGGGTACACCGGCCGCCCGGATTTATGCAATTCCTCTAAAAAGTGCGTTCAGACTCTTAAAAGCCGGATTTATTCAGGGCCCGGCAGACTTCCGGCTTGCTTTGTTAAAGGGCCTGCTATAGCAAAACCGGTCGAAAGAAAGCCAGCGGGGAAATCTGTTATATAGTATTTATGCTTTATTAAAGCCAATTTGCTTACGGGCAAGCAACTGCCTGATTTTTAGCAGGCTGTTCAGACTGGTTACTCACCGTGTGGTGACGTGCATTCTAACCAGAAAACTCTGCTGTAAACGTCCTAAGGCTGGGCAGGTTCTTGTACTTTTGGAAGACCTTTGCTTTCTGTCTACTGCTACTATATGCCCCAACGTTTACTTTTTCTGCTTACCTTTTTTCTGGTTACTACTTTCCCGCCGTGGCTAGCGCAGGCCCAGAGTGCCCGCAAGTCCGCCAAGGATGTTCCCGCCGTCGTGCTGACCCGCAAAGACACGGCCTACGCCGTTCACGAGCTGTTTGTGCAACGCCGCACCGGCGGCGCACTGCTTAGCACCTTCGGCATTGCCATGACCGGTATCTACACCGTAGCCTGGATTCAAACACCGCCTTCGGGCACGGGCAATACGCTGTTGGCTGCCGGAATAGTGGGGATGGTGGGCGTACTGCCGGCCTGGCTGGGTATCAACAAGCATCGGCGCTACAACCTGAGCCGGGAGCAAATTGTGCTTACCGATTACGCCAAGACTGGTACGCTGGCCAAAAAGTACCGCCGACATCTGCGCGGCATCAGCCGTCCCGTACCCGGCAACAAGACCTGGCCGGCCATCATCGTCGATACCCTGACGGCGGGAACTGTTGCTCCGGTCGTCGCCGCTTCGGCCTCCGGCACTTCTCCCGACTCTGCCACTGGCGCTGCTCCGGCCGCCCGGCCAGCTGTTGCGGGCTATACCATGGCCGATTCGCTGGATGCCGTTGCAGGACTGTTTGCCAGCCGGCGCCTGGGCGGTGAGATTCCGCTGCTGGCTGTGCTGCCCGCCGCCCGCCTCATGACCGGCAGCAGCGGCAAAGACTACAACATGTATACCGGACAGTTTGAGGATAAATCCGCCTCGGCCGGGCCATAGCGGCGGGTTTGGGGCTGGTCGTCGGGAGCCTGACGTATATGATTGTGCACAATTCGCCCTACACCAAGGCCAAGCTGGCCGCTATTCGGACTGCCTGCGAGGCCGGAGCTCCTATTCCGGCCAACGTGCGCGTCCTGCTCAAGCCCCGCCATTTCGAAGCCGGGCGCGAAGAGCGTAACCGGGAGCTCCGCAAAGCTGCCCGCAAGATTCACTAGTCGCTCATCCGTAAGGCCAGCTTTAAGCCAGAATTTTCAGTCACATTATTCTAAAAAGCCCCGCCGGATTATTCCGACGGGGCTTTTGGTATTTGCAACAGCTGTGGTATACACCTAAAAAGCAGCCTTAGTAATGGCGAAACGGGGCGAAGTGGCCTGGTACGGATACAGCACGTAGGCGTCGCCCGGGGTGCGGCGGGTGATGGTGGTGGGGCTCACGGCACCGGTAGCAAACTTGCCCGCTTCGGCCGCCGATACCCACGCATTGGTACTCGTCAGGCGGAATACCGTGGTTTGACTACCCGATACCAGCAGCAATGTCTGCGGATCGAAGAGCAGCAGCCCGTCGGCACCCACCAGGCTCTGGGTGACAGTTACTTTGGTAAAGCCCGCGGGGTTGCTGATGGGTACTTTGAACAAGGACCCGTCATTGGCCTTGGCCACGAGCAGGTAGCCGTCGGGGTGAAATACGATGCCGTTTAGGCCGAAGCCGGTGCCACCGCTGAACTGGGCGTTTTCCAGAAATACCGAGGCCACGCCCTGGGCGTCCACCTTGTAGATGATGGGCGAAAGGCTGTCCGTAATATAGGCGTTGCCCTGGGCATCTACGGCAATATCGTTGGCGAAATGGGGCATGCCGGGCCGCAGGGTACCTAGGTTGATGTAGCTGCTTAGGGCGCCGCTCGTGGTGTTGAAAATTGCCAAAGCGGCCAGCTGCCGCAGCGTGGCGGGGGTCGAGCGGGCCGTGTTGGCACCGTTGTCGGAGATGGCTACGAGCAGGCGCTGCCGGCCGGCGTCGAGGTTCAGGCCAATGGTGGAAATCAGGCGGGGTTCGTCGGCAAATACGGCGTAGGTACTGTCGTCCTTCACCGCACCAATCTGGCCCTTGGTGCGGGAGCTGACCAGAAAACGCTTGCTGGTCTCATCGTACTGAATGCCTTCGGGGTGCAGAGCCGCCTGGGGCACTGTTATCTTAGCCGGGTTGGCCGGGATGGTGTCGGGTTCATCATCGTCGGAGCAAGCGGTCAGCAGGGCAGCCAGCAGGGCATAGCGCAGCCCACGAGCGACGTAAAAAAGCTTGGTCTTGGCAGGTAGGGAGAAGTGAGGCATAGCAGGTTAGGTAAACGTGAACGGTTTAGTTACCTGGGCATACGGGCTTGAGATAGAAGAGATTAAATAAAATTGCGGTGGCCGGGGCCGATGCTTGGTGCCAAAGAGCCCGCCAGGCAAACCCAGCGGGCTTCCTGCTCGGCCAGGAATACTTTGAAAAGAGACGACAGAGTATCGTGCTTCAAAAGCTATATTGCACATTTACTTAGTTTTCACGCTGCTGATTTTATGCTATTACGATTACTGACCAGTGGGTCTTTGTTGCTGTTGCCTTATCTATCGTTGGGCCAGGCTCCCGTCAATCTGCCGGCCGAAACATTCAAGCAACAACTCCGCAACAAGTACCTGCACAACGATACGGCCCAGGCCATCGTCAACCTTTACAGCAAGCGGCAGGCGGGCGGCGCCGGCTGGATAGTCGGCGGTGCGTTGTCGGCCGCACGGCTGGCGGTGGGCGGCGGCCGCACTACCACCTCCAACGGCATAGTGGTGGAGCAGCAAAGTGCCAATATCGGGGCTGTGCTGCTCGTTACCGCTCCTTTTCTGGGCTATGGCCTGGGCAAGATGCTGCACTATAGTAATGCTCATCTTGAGCAGCAGCTCACGGCCTACGCCGCCGGACAACCCTTGCCACGCAGCCTGCGGCGCAAGCTGAAACCGCGGTTTTTCGACCAGGTTATCATCAACTACAAACCCGTACCCGTTGCGCCTGCTCCCTAAGTCTATGCGCTTTTCGCCTTTCTTGCTGTTGCTGGTCCTGTTGGCCTTTGGTCCTGCTGCCTCCGCGCAGTCATCTGCCACTGCCAGCGCCCCTGCCGCTGCTCCGGATTCGGGAGCCGTACTGCTGTTCAACAACTGGTACCTGCCGCGCTACGCCCCCAAAGCCGCCGAGGCCGATACCACCGGAGCCTTGCTGAGCCTTTTTCGGAAGCGCCGCTACGCTGGCTGGCTCTATACCATCCCGTTTATAGCGGGTATGACGTTGGCCTTGCCCATTTCTACCACCGACGCCTATGGTCAGACAACGGTGGCCGACGAAGCCGTTTCGCCGCCTCTGGGAAGCGCACTAGTGGCCGGCACAATTGTCGGCTTCATCCTGCACGCCAGCAAGTTCAACAGGGCCCACCTGGTAGCCGTGGACAAAGCCTACGCCGCCGGCCAGCCCATTCCGGCCAGGTACCGCAGCCAGCTCAACGCCAGTCATTTTCAGGAGGCCGCTT belongs to Hymenobacter cellulosilyticus and includes:
- a CDS encoding beta strand repeat-containing protein, translated to MTAILPYRHLSGTDGRTLAMRQRPTGWRLLWVLLLVLASSHLGFAQTTTTGRLQWWPLKVNSQDSAAVRATGILPSSATLRNFYLSDVTLGTAIKPYSSAYGAAFGSSPSGDGSFVPLPGSNLNRIYYVQFTVTAAANATVRADSLVFWSAFNNTASNLKLAVAYSKTGFRSDSMEVAGGGTGPIGPLTTRTTTPGTGTGTFADPIFLRNQNTGPNQNYRVALASASGVTITGGQTLTIRLYYASGSSSSGRYALLRDVRVAGQASTSSNCNAAFTYSAASFCTNGTNPTPTISGTTGGTFSSTSGLSINASTGVINLAASTPGTYTVTYATSANCSSTATVTVTAAPTATFAYANSTYCQGDGATPVPTVAAGATSGTFSSTAGLSINASTGAINLVTSTPGTYTVTNTVAASGTCAAVTATSTVTISPVSTATFSYAATSYCQSGTNPTPTITGTTGGTFSSTSGLSLNASTGAINLAASTPGTYTVTYRVGGACPSSSTQTVTITSAPLATFSYANPTYCVSGSTNPVPVFASGATAGTFSATPGGLTLNAATGAVTLSSSTPGTYTVTNTVTASGSCAASSASTQLTIQATPTATLTAGGPTTFCQGGSVVLTAPTTAGATYQFQLNGADIAGATSNTYTATASGNYSVVIRTSGGCSATSAAVAVTVNPATTATFSYAAATFCQSGPNPTATVTGTAGGTFSSTSGLSINASTGAINLAASTPGTYTVTYSVGGTCPSSATQTVTITNALSANFSYAAGTYCAGSTGTVAPTLATGASAGTFSSTAGLSINASTGVINLASSTPGTYTVTNTVAASGSCAASSATATVTITATPARPTVSVQYNGPTTTLTSSAATGNQWYLNGVAIAGATGQTYVVNSAAQYGSYTVVTTNGGCASAPSLALVVTSSVKPLAGSSLSVYPNPTHDGQLTVELTGYTKAVSLSVLNSLGQVVYSATVPAATQKQALDLTQLPAGIYILQAKTQGGLDTRRIVKE